In Eleutherodactylus coqui strain aEleCoq1 chromosome 11, aEleCoq1.hap1, whole genome shotgun sequence, a single window of DNA contains:
- the LOC136582628 gene encoding solute carrier family 12 member 3-like: MKDGLNMSRVMQAHINPVYQQMEEPHLKTSAENSADCLPQGILDPEAVTVEQQASTVFQINQGKKTIDIYWLFDDGGLTLLIPYLLTRKKRWEKVKIRVFVGGQINRMDEERKAMISLLSKFRIGFHAVHVLPDINQKPRPEHVKRFEDLIAPYMLNDGFKDELLVNEMRRDCPWKISDEELKRNRAKDCTMYKPHLRPGSHKRVGFRVLISAAGDLQMITEANCGPRKQKLQELNSSGHIKWLNKRKIRAFYTGLIADDLRSGANMLIQVSGQYLKMSQHRLTNIKMSQHDEQ, translated from the exons ATGAAGGATGGTCTGAACATGTCCCGTGTCATGCAAGCCCATA TAAATCCCGTGTACCAACAAATGGAGGAACCACATCTGAAAACCAGCGCTGAAAACAGTGCAGACTGCTTGCCTCAAGGAATAT TGGATCCAGAAGCTGTTACCGTCGAGCAGCAGGCCAGCACTGTTTTCCAGATTAACCAAGGAAAGAAAACAATAGATATTTACTGGCTCTTTGATGATGGAG GACTGACTCTACTGATCCCTTACCTGCTGACTCGTAAAAAGAGATGGGAGAAAGTTAAAATCCGAGTTTTTGTGGGAGGACAGATCAACAGGATGGACGAAGAGCGCAAAGC GATGATCTCTTTGTTAAGTAAATTCAGAATTGGTTTCCATGCGGTGCATGTTCTACCAGACATCAACCAGAAACCAAGACCTGAACA TGTGAAGCGGTTTGAAGATCTCATTGCTCCGTATATGTTGAACGATGGCTTCAAGGATGAGCTCCTGGTAAATGAGATGAGACGCGACTGTCCGTGGAAGATATCGGATGAGGAACTCAAGAGAAACAGGGCCAAG GACTGCACTATGTACAAGCCAcatctaaggccaggctcacacaagcgggtcggattccgcgtgCTGATATCTGCAGCGGGAGACCTGCAAATGATCACAGAAGCGAACTGC GGCCCACGTAAACAAAAACTCCAAGAACTGAACTCAAGCGGCCACATTAAGTGGTTAAATAAGAGAAAAATCCGAGCCTTTTACACGGGACTAATTGCTGACGACCTCCGCAGCGGCGCTAATATGCTCATTCAG GTATCTGGCCAATATTTGAAGATGAGCCAACACAGACTGACAAATATTAAGATGAGTCAGCACGATGAACAATAG